In [Leptolyngbya] sp. PCC 7376, a genomic segment contains:
- a CDS encoding rhomboid family intramembrane serine protease, with protein sequence MSRQNHQTSEAIAKEVTQQVTIIGGFLLIFWILEISDQFIFQNLWRGGLDIYGIMPRNMTGLRGVLFAPFLHGDFQHLIANSIPFAILGWLVMFQRIRDFWVVTASATLVGGLGVWLVGAQNSVHLGASILIFGYLGFLLFRGYFQRDIPSIAIACVVFFFYGSVLWGVLPTAPGVSWEGHLFGLIGGGVAAKLLSQSKHKA encoded by the coding sequence ATGAGCCGCCAAAATCATCAAACATCTGAGGCGATCGCCAAGGAAGTCACCCAGCAAGTCACCATCATTGGGGGATTTCTATTGATCTTTTGGATTCTGGAAATTAGTGACCAATTTATTTTCCAAAATCTCTGGCGTGGTGGCCTTGATATCTATGGCATTATGCCTCGTAATATGACAGGATTACGCGGTGTTTTATTTGCCCCATTTTTGCATGGCGACTTTCAGCATCTCATAGCCAATAGCATTCCTTTCGCGATTCTCGGTTGGCTCGTGATGTTTCAGCGCATCAGGGACTTTTGGGTTGTGACGGCCAGTGCCACATTGGTCGGAGGGCTGGGAGTCTGGCTTGTTGGTGCCCAGAACTCGGTACATTTAGGCGCTAGCATCCTTATTTTTGGCTACCTTGGCTTTTTACTCTTTCGCGGCTATTTCCAACGAGATATCCCGTCGATTGCCATCGCTTGTGTTGTGTTCTTTTTCTATGGCAGTGTGCTTTGGGGTGTGTTGCCGACAGCTCCTGGTGTGTCTTGGGAAGGTCATTTATTTGGCTTAATCGGTGGTGGTGTCGCAGCAAAACTTTTAAGCCAATCGAAGCATAAAGCCTAA
- a CDS encoding sterol desaturase family protein: MATLIHIVVIATFFLLAFLFGSFIEYWIHRVFHVRQSHPIKKVFPKLGKGHTRHHLGGEGQGFLWEFRNYVLGTCPVMIPMFFISLEAGISWASGIVVYAAFAAYAHQLQHDTPIKCVWMSIPVHYVHHKYNQWHHNYGIGVDWWDRIFGTYKSQEWIESQELSQSEATMLAIKWY; the protein is encoded by the coding sequence ATGGCGACTCTAATACATATCGTAGTCATTGCTACATTTTTTCTTCTCGCATTTTTGTTCGGCAGTTTTATTGAATACTGGATCCATCGAGTATTCCACGTAAGACAGTCTCACCCGATTAAAAAAGTTTTCCCGAAGCTTGGCAAAGGACACACACGTCATCATCTTGGGGGTGAAGGTCAAGGATTTCTCTGGGAATTTCGGAACTATGTTTTAGGCACTTGTCCTGTGATGATTCCGATGTTTTTTATATCATTGGAAGCGGGCATTAGTTGGGCTTCTGGCATTGTTGTCTATGCTGCTTTTGCGGCCTATGCTCACCAATTACAACACGACACTCCGATTAAATGTGTCTGGATGAGTATACCTGTTCACTATGTTCATCACAAGTACAATCAATGGCATCACAACTATGGTATTGGTGTGGATTGGTGGGATCGAATCTTTGGTACTTATAAATCTCAGGAATGGATTGAATCGCAAGAATTGAGTCAATCTGAAGCAACAATGCTTGCGATCAAATGGTACTAA
- a CDS encoding helix-hairpin-helix domain-containing protein, producing the protein MKFLRKKQFQQQLRQDPYYRFKSFEEIIWAAEFGVSIDINRASVDDFLRLPGISIHQAKAAVALTESGVQFLSVEDLAGALGLAIARLQPFEPILNFSYYAPEITPRKLRINQVEATELSGIPVITNALAQRIVLERQRGEFKNLAQLQQRLGLSGQQVSELLPWLSFS; encoded by the coding sequence ATGAAATTTCTCCGCAAAAAACAATTTCAGCAACAGCTTCGCCAAGATCCTTATTATCGTTTCAAATCCTTTGAGGAAATAATCTGGGCAGCGGAATTTGGGGTGAGTATCGATATTAATCGCGCTTCAGTGGATGATTTTTTGCGGTTACCGGGGATTTCTATCCACCAAGCTAAGGCTGCGGTTGCGTTAACGGAAAGTGGTGTGCAATTTCTATCAGTAGAAGATTTAGCTGGCGCGCTCGGCTTGGCGATCGCCCGTTTACAACCTTTTGAACCTATCCTCAATTTTTCATATTACGCTCCAGAAATCACACCACGGAAATTACGAATTAATCAAGTCGAAGCAACAGAATTAAGCGGAATTCCAGTCATAACCAATGCTTTAGCCCAACGGATTGTGCTGGAACGTCAACGAGGGGAGTTCAAAAATTTAGCCCAACTTCAACAGCGATTAGGTTTATCTGGTCAACAGGTGAGTGAGCTGTTACCGTGGTTGAGCTTTTCGTAA
- a CDS encoding NYN domain-containing protein, producing the protein MNFYKTRLSIFIDGNNMFYAQQKNNWFFDPRRVIDYFTCDPTIRLVNAFWYTGLKDSQDQRGFRDALISLGYTVRTKILKEYYDDISGRHSQKANLDIEIVVDMFNTVEQYDQVILFSGDGDFERAIELLRSKSTHITVVSTEGMIARELRNATDHYIDLNDLRPQIEKKEP; encoded by the coding sequence ATGAATTTTTATAAGACGCGCCTATCTATTTTTATAGATGGGAACAACATGTTTTATGCCCAACAAAAAAATAATTGGTTTTTTGATCCCCGTCGAGTAATCGACTATTTCACCTGCGATCCGACCATTCGCCTCGTCAATGCTTTTTGGTACACCGGTCTCAAAGATTCCCAGGATCAACGAGGGTTTCGGGATGCCCTCATTAGTTTGGGTTACACGGTGCGCACAAAAATTTTAAAAGAATACTACGACGATATTTCTGGTCGCCATTCCCAAAAGGCCAACCTCGATATTGAAATTGTGGTGGATATGTTTAATACCGTTGAGCAGTATGACCAAGTCATTTTGTTTAGTGGTGATGGTGACTTTGAGCGGGCGATTGAATTACTACGCTCTAAAAGTACCCATATTACGGTGGTTTCGACGGAAGGGATGATCGCCAGAGAGTTACGCAATGCGACTGATCACTATATCGATCTCAATGATCTTCGTCCCCAAATTGAAAAAAAAGAGCCTTAG
- a CDS encoding lipopolysaccharide biosynthesis protein: MIKGLFADGIFRRILKNFSWLLIGQIFVAIANFGYLSLTAHRLGLQLFGLFILARAFIEILIGVTTFQSWQAFIKYGAVYLKEKNRHALQHLIKVTTLLDILGSFGGFLIAVCLAPIIGPLVNWDAATIREVQCCSVLMLFTLGSTPMGLLRLFDRFNWLALQQTIPSFTRLAGTIIALSLDAPFWSYLFIWVFAEAMNGVSLLFLGWREVRRQGLLEGMNWSCPNLFKVDRTLLKFCLVSNLNSSLPLVMTVSPLIIGIFANPVAVGLYRAGYELATPLREVALLFTHSVYPELAHLSSRDRWRKFSRIILKFTFILKGFGLFLFLLGFWFGKDLLYYAMGEDFIPAYATLMVMVTAGIFNMGNCLLEPALFAMGLPQISLRVNSIAILGIYLPFLVVLTIQFGAIGAAIATFISFFSSFTLNTIFTWKEIRLKIKLQKLRRSQRQDRELSEVR, translated from the coding sequence ATGATCAAGGGTCTCTTCGCTGATGGTATTTTTCGCCGCATTCTTAAAAATTTTAGCTGGCTCCTGATCGGACAGATTTTCGTGGCGATCGCCAACTTTGGTTACCTCAGTCTGACGGCCCATCGCCTTGGTCTTCAGCTTTTTGGATTATTCATCCTAGCGCGGGCATTTATCGAGATTTTGATTGGTGTGACAACCTTTCAGTCCTGGCAAGCCTTCATTAAATATGGTGCGGTTTACCTAAAAGAGAAAAATCGACATGCCTTACAACATCTGATCAAAGTCACCACCCTCCTCGACATCCTTGGGTCTTTTGGTGGCTTTCTCATTGCGGTTTGTCTCGCGCCGATTATTGGCCCTTTAGTGAACTGGGATGCCGCCACGATCCGCGAAGTGCAATGTTGCAGTGTTCTAATGCTGTTTACCTTGGGTTCTACGCCGATGGGTTTACTCAGACTTTTTGATCGATTTAACTGGCTCGCACTACAGCAAACAATCCCTTCCTTTACCCGCTTAGCTGGCACAATTATTGCTCTATCTCTCGACGCACCATTCTGGAGTTACCTATTTATCTGGGTCTTTGCCGAAGCGATGAATGGTGTATCGCTACTATTCCTCGGTTGGCGGGAAGTACGTCGCCAAGGACTTTTAGAAGGGATGAATTGGTCCTGCCCAAATCTATTCAAAGTGGATCGAACGCTTCTCAAGTTTTGTTTAGTCTCGAATCTCAACTCATCATTACCTCTCGTCATGACGGTGAGTCCATTAATCATTGGTATTTTTGCAAATCCAGTGGCAGTCGGTTTATATCGAGCAGGTTATGAGCTGGCGACCCCACTACGGGAAGTGGCTTTGCTGTTTACCCATTCGGTTTATCCGGAGCTTGCCCACCTCAGTAGCCGCGATCGCTGGCGCAAATTTAGTCGAATTATCCTTAAATTCACCTTCATTCTGAAAGGGTTTGGACTGTTTTTATTTTTGCTGGGCTTCTGGTTCGGCAAAGACTTACTCTACTACGCAATGGGCGAAGACTTTATTCCGGCCTATGCCACTTTGATGGTGATGGTTACCGCTGGCATTTTCAATATGGGGAACTGTCTACTAGAACCTGCATTGTTTGCGATGGGGCTACCGCAGATTTCACTGAGAGTAAATAGCATTGCGATTCTGGGGATTTATTTACCATTCCTTGTGGTGCTCACCATTCAATTTGGGGCGATTGGTGCTGCCATTGCAACATTCATCTCATTTTTCTCCAGCTTTACGTTGAATACGATTTTTACTTGGAAAGAGATTCGACTCAAAATCAAGTTACAAAAATTGCGGCGATCACAGAGACAAGATCGGGAATTAAGTGAAGTGCGATAG